A section of the Bacteroidota bacterium genome encodes:
- a CDS encoding DUF559 domain-containing protein — translation MIPIAIGTEACLWKYVLRAGKMKNFQFRRQRTVLNYIADFMCKELMLIIEVDGITHHSEEAIKKDETRQKALESAGFTVLRFSDEEVLNQIRAVYNYLEDWIEKKIDPQV, via the coding sequence ATGATCCCGATAGCTATCGGGACAGAAGCTTGTTTGTGGAAGTATGTTTTACGGGCAGGTAAAATGAAAAATTTTCAATTCAGGCGTCAAAGAACAGTATTGAATTACATCGCGGATTTTATGTGCAAGGAATTAATGTTGATAATTGAAGTAGATGGAATAACTCATCACTCGGAAGAAGCTATTAAAAAAGATGAGACCAGGCAAAAGGCGTTAGAATCGGCTGGCTTTACTGTGCTTCGTTTCAGTGATGAAGAAGTATTGAATCAAATTCGGGCAGTGTATAATTATCTCGAAGATTGGATTGAAAAGAAAATTGATCCGCAAGTTTAG
- a CDS encoding Crp/Fnr family transcriptional regulator, translating into MYEVLTRSLLAKASFSEEDLQKCKDNFVPKKIRKRQYVLQEGDVCNRSTFIEKGALYSYTINDKGTQHVIQFAFEGWWIGDLYSFLTGEPSKMNIEALEDSDVLTIERQDHFKLLGEIPKYETYYRILFQDAYVALQRRVSITIGLTAEEKYQRLVNQYHSFINRVPLHMIASYLGVSPETLSRIRKQMLHQ; encoded by the coding sequence ATGTATGAAGTATTGACAAGATCACTTCTGGCTAAAGCATCTTTTAGTGAAGAAGACTTGCAGAAATGCAAGGATAATTTTGTTCCCAAAAAAATAAGGAAGAGACAATATGTATTGCAGGAAGGTGATGTTTGCAATAGATCAACTTTTATTGAAAAAGGTGCGTTGTATTCTTATACTATTAATGATAAAGGCACACAGCATGTGATCCAATTTGCATTTGAAGGCTGGTGGATCGGTGACCTGTATAGTTTTCTAACCGGTGAGCCATCAAAAATGAATATCGAGGCCCTGGAGGATAGTGATGTGCTCACTATTGAACGGCAGGATCATTTCAAACTTTTAGGTGAAATACCTAAATATGAGACATATTACAGGATACTATTCCAGGATGCCTATGTTGCATTGCAACGTAGAGTATCAATTACAATTGGATTAACCGCAGAGGAAAAATATCAACGGCTGGTCAACCAATATCATTCATTCATTAATCGTGTACCTCTTCATATGATCGCTTCTTACCTGGGTGTTTCTCCCGAAACATTGAGTCGTATCAGGAAACAAATGCTTCACCAATAA